One stretch of Methylococcus capsulatus DNA includes these proteins:
- the lptE gene encoding LPS assembly lipoprotein LptE: MSVSKAFRALSLLFMASLAGCGFHLRGGETSDGAGQILYLEKAGSTRVGSRLPDAIRLTGAQLARTMLDAKGVIRILKETDERRTMSLNLGGRGNLFDLYTRVRYEVTTPQGEIIIPPQEVEVKREYFNNQLSPIGQGEEESLLRSEMERELAETLVRRVLIEMGRNPGGKS, encoded by the coding sequence ATGAGCGTGAGCAAAGCGTTCCGGGCCCTTTCCCTGCTCTTCATGGCGTCACTGGCCGGCTGCGGCTTTCATTTGCGGGGTGGCGAGACCTCGGATGGCGCCGGTCAGATCCTCTACCTGGAGAAAGCCGGCTCCACCCGCGTAGGCTCGAGACTTCCCGATGCGATCCGTCTGACAGGGGCTCAGCTCGCACGTACTATGCTCGACGCCAAAGGTGTGATACGTATCCTCAAGGAAACCGATGAACGCCGGACGATGTCCTTGAACCTGGGCGGACGCGGCAACCTGTTCGACCTCTACACACGGGTGAGATACGAAGTCACGACGCCGCAGGGTGAGATCATCATTCCACCCCAAGAGGTCGAGGTGAAGCGTGAATATTTCAACAATCAGCTTTCTCCGATCGGGCAGGGGGAGGAGGAATCGCTGCTCAGGTCCGAAATGGAGCGGGAGCTTGCCGAAACCCTGGTTCGCCGTGTCCTCATCGAGATGGGCAGGA